In Elaeis guineensis isolate ETL-2024a chromosome 1, EG11, whole genome shotgun sequence, a genomic segment contains:
- the LOC105038883 gene encoding U1 small nuclear ribonucleoprotein C: MPRYYCDYCDTYLTHDSPSVRKQHNAGYKHKANVRSYYQQFEEQQTQSLIDQRIKEHLGQAAAFQQVGATFNQHLMSLPGTPQRPRLPVLTPPILPIGATSQAPMTSLPGVRPPILPRPVVGYGVAPNVPAVFPTGVPPGATSLPMQMNNFPRPPTLPPPASGAAAIPISNGAAPLINPAMYQANLSSATNASFTPTGVPTAPATATATASQDGFSYAPTSETSH, translated from the exons CCATCTGTCAGAAAACAACACAATGCTGGCTACAAACACAAG GCAAATGTGCGTTCGTATTATCAACAATTTGAGGAGCAACAAACTCAGAGTTTAATTGATCAAAGAATTAAAGAGCATCTTGGGCAGGCTGCAGCATTCCAACAAGTGGGTGCAACTTTTAACCAACACCTGATGTCTCTCCCAGGAACTCCTCAGAGGCCCCGTCTTCCTGTATTAACCCCACCTATCTTGCCTATTGGAGCAACTTCTCAGGCACCGATGACCTCACTACCAGGAGTTAGGCCTCCTATTTTGCCACGCCCAGTTGTGG GTTATGGTGTTGCCCCAAATGTTCCAGCTGTTTTTCCAACTGGTGTACCACCTGGTGCAACTTCTCTGCCAATGCAAATGAACAACTTTCCTAGGCCTCCTACGTTGCCACCTCCAGCTTCAGGTGCTGCAGCGATCCCCATCTCAAATGGTGCTGCCCCTCTGATCAATCCTGCTATGTATCAAGCCAATCTATCATCAGCTACAAATGCAAGCTTCACACCTACTGGTGTACCTACTGCCCCTGCTACTGCTACTGCTACTGCCTCGCAGGATGGTTTTTCTTATGCTCCAACCTCTGAGACCAGCCACTAG